CTtccctgccttaggctttccttTTGTTTACATGAAATGATGGGGCAGTGTGCTCTCCTTGCCTTAGGTATTCCGTATGTGCCTTCCATTTATGTACATAGGAAGGCAAAGAGGTATCTTCTGTCCTTAGGCTTCTCATATTGAAATGAAAGGAGGAGTGATCCctctgccttaggctttccatgtATGCATGGAAACCATATGTACCAGATTAAACCTATTTCCTACAATTTCATATTTTGTTGACTTAGTCCCAATATAAGGTTAGTATTACTTTTTTACTAAAAGTTCTGAAGAACTCAGTGTGATGTGTCAGACAGCATAGGTTAGCTGAGGCTGCCAACGTCAAGGTCCAGCAGGATACTAATTACACCTCCGACAGACAGCATTAAGACTGAACTCTATAACtgaatcagctgcatgtttgGAACTTTTTATCACTGTGGACATAAATAATTGCAGATTTCCTGGACTTGTGAAGGCGATTGACGGTGTTTATGGACATCTGTTTCAGCTGAGCAACAGCTGGCCTTACATTAACCACAGTAAGGAAGTCTCTGCTGTCATGTAGATCAGGTATGTATATCTGTTTAATTGACCTGTTTGATGTATCTGTTTGATCACAGATCATAATATGATCAAACTGTTTAAGTCTTTTTAATTCAGGGCTGTCTCTTGTCTTAAATGAAGTCAGTGTTGTGTGCTATTAAATACATAGATGTTGTTTCTTCCTGCACTCTGCAGCAGGTATGTATTCATCCTCCCCTCCGTTCTGAGGAGCACGCTGAGAACCTTAATCCACGCACGATGCCTCTTCCTTATTCCACACATGAGGCTGTCCTCAAGGCTCTCCGTCGCTAAAGCCACCAGGTTATTAGACATCCCACGTAGAAATGAAACACTAGCTGATACGCCCTTCACTTTGAAATCTTATCTTAGCTTATAGGAAATCCTCCCAAACTTATCTATGCCATTCATCAAAACCTTCCGCAGTTTCCTCTGTGCATATTTATCTCCTCCCTCCACCCGTTAGTTTACAGGATACATTTTCTGCCTGCCTGATCATTTATCCAGCCTCCAAAATCCTGACACATACGGATGTTCtctctcaccaccaccacccctccacATCTGGCTCTGGTCTAAACCTGTAGAGTTTTGAATGTGGGACAAgtctgccccctggtggcagaATATTATCATGCCTGCAAAGTAGTTCccacaaacagctgcatttACTCATGTCAAAGCATGAATATGTTTAGATGAATTCACACGTTCTTGTAATCAGTGAAtgtttttcatacacacacagggctgtcagaaaacaataacacactGTAAGCACTCTATATGTATGACTCATACATCATCTATTTACATAAATAAGAAGCTACATAGCACTTTTCATGCAATTTGTAAAATTATTGAATGAATTTTGTTCTAAAATTGATCCTTGTGGCACTCCACAggttgttttgtatgttttgatTGGGATTCTATCAATCTTGACAAAACACACTCTGcatgagagagaagaaaatatatattaaaaaatgcaACACTGAGTATAGGGGATAGGATGAGCCCTCTTTCAGGTTTTAGGAGGGTGTGGTTAGCAGCTGTTTATTGGCTTGTTTAAAGACACAGGCTATCTCCAAGGCTATACAGACTTGGTAGAAATGTGCTtttttctgatattttttgaGCTAAAGGTTTAACTCATACATCCAGCAGACGTGGAGCAGACAGTTGTGCTTCTGGCAGCTCCACTAATCATGCTCACTCAACTTTCGCTCTGTTTTGGCCCCTTAAGGAAAGAAGCTGGATCTTCACTACTAAATAGTTCACCAGGCAATAGCTAACTTTCCGATATTTGCTGTAGGGTAAGGGTTAGTGCGTGAGCTCTTTTATTGAGTCGATGTTAAGTTTTTACAGAAATAGTAGAGCTTAGTAGGGCTATAGGGCAAAGCAGTGAGCATTTGAGCCGTTAATTATTCATCTACAAGTATTGATTGGCAATCCTTTAATGTCTGTTTAACCGTTTTATTGTGTGTTgtataaatgttgatgatgtaatACTGCAGTCCTATAAAGATTAGGGTGTTAAGAAATGATTCCAGTAAACCAAACCAACAGTACTTGAGTGAGTACATGACACAGACTGGTAACCCTTCCCCTTTCCTTCATCACATACTGTTGAGCCTCACTGTGTCTTCTCTGCATGCAGGACCTGGAGTGAGGCATGTTGCTCATCTTTTAAGCCCATTTAACAGCTCGTTACCCATTCGTCTCTTTTCCTCTGTTCCAGGCTCTCATCACTTCTTGGTCAGGTTCCATTTTTGCTAATGCGGTGGAAATGAGCCGTGGGCATTGCAAAGCGAAGTGGAGCAGATTTACCACTGCACACACTGCGACACAAACACAAGGCTCGgagcgcacatacacacaggtaaTAGACACTGGAGAGTGCAGTGACACAAAAGACATGTGGTTCAATTGGACAGCAGTTAAAACATGTACGGGTTGAGTGCACCAAATGGCTAATTAAAACCAGATTAGACATGAGGCAGAATATAGCATTTTAACTATTGCACACTTTTTGCAGAGGTGCTAAAAAAACATAGAAATGAAAACATACATCTGAACAATTTATGTAAAACTGAAGTTTATTGATGTGCGTGCTCGCCCATTATGGTGAGTCAGCCGGTTAAAAAAATACGGGAATGTGCTGTACTACAATATTCGCACAGGAAATCatgtataaatgaataaaaataatagtTTTATAAAAACAATTAATATACACATATTAAGAAACTGAATTGAAACATAAACACTAATAGGTAAAAACACATGTTAGAGGTTGGAGTCCAGAGTCTGCTCAGGATCACGGGAGTTCATCATGAGGAAGAGGCGTTTGGAAAGCTCTGGGCCAACCCTGCGAGTGGTGGAGGTCACACCCTCTCCTCTGCGAATCAGAAGTTCAGAGAGCAGGGACACCTTCTCACGGTCAGTCCTGCACTGGCTGTACGCCTGTGGACAGACGGGGACATGTGCTGAGATCATTGTAAGTAATGTAAATAATTGTAGGTCACATGGATCTGTCTGGTTCTGAGGAGGGACTACTGGCTATTCCTAAAGGCTTGTTGTAGGGGACAGACATGACAGAGGTCTTTCATCCATTCACttgtcacagattttttttttctgtggacaACATCCCAGATGATTCTGtataacaaaccatctggcatGTCGCATTATTCTACCGACACCCTGATGGTTATATTTGTGCTCTGTGTCAGATTTGCTCAGGTCTGGTTGCACActgaaagcgtgtgtgtgtgtgtaaggtcaaaaaaaaaagactaaaagaaagacagaatgtGAATATTCTTTCCCATGATTATGATACGGTTTGTCTGTGAGATGTGTTTGTACCTTCTTGAGCAGCTGTGGTGAAGGATAAGCAGCCAAGATGGCAGCAGCCATGTCTGGACTGACTCTGTTGAACTGCTGAATCTGTCTCTTCCACACCTGCAGCAGGCCTTTCCCAGCTTTATCCACCCGCTGGCCTCCTGCCCACTCACTTTCCAGGTAGAACGAGAAACCTGTCTTCTCCCTGTCTCTCCtggagacacacatacacacaggagcGTGTGAGAGCAACGAACtggcagaaacagagagagagagaaaaaaacaagctcGCTCACTTGAATGGAGCTTCTGCAACCGCTTTGGTTGTCATGGCGATGTGGTCCGAAAAATCCTTCCAGGTGGGCAAGAAACGGACTGAGACACCAGTGTGAAGCTGAAGATGCACCGCTGCCTGATGGGGTgagaaatgtaaacacaccTTTAAATGTGATACGCCCAGATTTAAgattcaatgtttttttaaggtAATGATGAGGATTCTGTAAAATGAGGTTCACTTCATATTTGAGAgcttatttattaaaaaaaagcatggcTGTTTTAAGTGATTATAATCCAGTAGAAGGATTAACGGATGATCTTACCTCAGTTTTTAAGAAGATACTTTAGTTAAGGGGGTACAAACTGGTACAaacactacttttttttttaattatgccCCAACTTCTGGCTTTAAAAACACCTTAAAAGGCCATGAATAAATAATCCCCTTAACTCGAAAAAACAGTAAATTGTCCTTCTCATTTTTGGCCGATTTAAAGGATTTTTACTACTTAAGTTGCCCTCAAAGTGTGCAGCAAACTCCATTAATACAAGTTATTAAAAAGTCTAATTATATTGACAAAATACCCCTAGAACTGCTTAAAGATAACTTTTACTCTTAAAACCAACTTACTGAAAAAGCAATAACACATTCAAACGTATTAATTTATGCAATATTACAATCTTTAAGatgctttaaatgtttaaaatctaCTAATAACCCATTTAGATCATTGTAGAAAATAAATAGGCTGTAATGAAAGAAGGGACGTTTCTTATTCTCATTATGAAGTTACGAAGGACGACGTACCTCCTCTACCTCCACTCGGGACACCTCAGGCAACACTTCAGCTCCAGcgatcttcctcctcttcttcaccttccctccccccacctcctcacCCGCAACAGCCCCTCGAAACCTCTTCTGGTTCTGTGACTTCTGCGATCTGAggacaaagttttttttgttttgttattattaacaCTCCGCTCCATTCTCTGCTCTATTTGCCCCTTTTCACACAGATGGTGTTTCCAGCTGAGTTCTGCCAGACTGTGACAGCGACAGCCAATGTGTTTATGGCGCCTTACAAGGTATCTGAGTGGCAATCCTTGTTGGTTTTTAACATTTCATTGAGCGCTATACTTAACAGTGTTGTACAAATTCACACTGAAGGAACTCGTCGCCTCCTCCTTCATCAAATCAGTCTGCGATTCTGCACTACGGTTTAACTTTAGACACATCTAAAACTGCGTCCGCTGTATATTATTAAGGAGATAAGGGTCCATTTGTGACTGCATATAAAACTCTAAACTGAATATATTTGGACAATACAAAGGATGTGTGTGTAGTGTCTTCATCAGACGGCACTCACACCTATCACTGGCCTATCAGGTCCTTATTAAAAATTAAGGAGAGGAGATAAGTGTTTCTACCATCATGAACCAAAGATGAAAGTAAACTGATGCATCATGGCCAGTTTTCATGGTGTTTTACCCCTGCAAAATGATCAAAAAGACCAGcggggaggaaagaaaaaagctcAGCTCTCCACACAGTACGTAAAAACCCTTAACTACTAAAAATGCTGCATATCGTTTGTATTGACCTCGCTTCAGCACACTAAGTGGAAAGCATTCCAAGGCCTGATAGCTGTAAACAAACCAGCAGGTGAACAGTATGCAGGGTGATTAGGTCAACTGGCCAGAGATAAAACGTGTTAGCTTTCAGTATCAGtatctttaaaatgaagaagtaTATATTCCAAATTCAGCTCTGCTACCGGAAATATTTCTCCAGTTCGATGACGACCAGGCTGAGAATCCTGTCAGGGTGACGCCTCTGCTGTTGCTGGATCCAAGATGTCAGCGTAGGACTGCCGTCTGACCTGCCGTGCCTCTCTTCCTGAGATCAACAGAAAGGAGAGGcattaacacaaacactgtctcTGAAGTGTTGCAGCAAATGAGCTCTCTTCCAGCCATACACACCTGAATGTAGCTGTGAATCAGAGTGATGAAGTCATCAACTGTCATCTGCATCACAACATGGGCCTCTGATGCACATGCTCCTTCATTTGGCTGCAGGAACAGTAAGCTATATTTCATATGTTTATAGCAATTATGGTGGGGTGTCACAACAAATTTGACGAGTGTATGTATTCATGCTTTAGCTTGAGTAAAATGAGCCAACAGGAGGAAATTGCGTGTCTCTCGTCACCTGTGCACCAGGAGCTCTCCTCATCCAGCTGACACTGCGTGGGAGAGGTTGTTTCTCTATGGCGCAGCTGCAGCCCAGAGCCTGCACCGATGCCAGCAGAGTCCCACCTCCTTCCAGCTGTAACAgcgctgcaaacacacacacagtcagactgtCAATGATGCCTTAGAAAAGGACAgtggctgtgttttgtgtgtgctaATATACTGTGAAGTGATTTTATCATTCACTTATGCACAGTATTTTGTTCATACCTGGGTCCACAGCCACCACCATATGCTTGATACACTCCTCTGGCCTCAGAGCCTTGGCAGCCTCTGCCAGAGctttcctctctgctttctgtctctcttgttCCTGCCTGAGTGCCTCCTTGTCCTGTTGCTGTCTCTCTCTACCCTGCCTCCTTCTCAGAGCCTCCTCTCTGGAGGCTTGGATCTCTTCCGCAGTCCGCTTGGCAGGTTTCCTCCTGGCAGAAGAGGTGTCGGCACTCCCTTCACTGGAGAGATGCTTCAAAGGCCGCTGAGGGagatcctccagctcctctgggccACCAAAGGCCCCACAGCTCACCGGTCTCATGCCATTCAAGCCAAGCAGGCGCTCCGATTCAGAAAAAACATTCTGGCAAGAGAGCTGCGAAGTGGCCAGATTGGATGGCGTGTACAGCTCAGCATCGTTCCCATTAGTGACAGTAGAGGAGGCACTAATCACATTGTCGTGTTTCTGTTTGAGTCTCTGTGCCAGGGGAACATAAGGTGCGTCATCATCAGAATCACTGCTGATCAGCATTACGCCTGTGCTTCCGGTACGCGCGTTGACCAAGGCAGGTTTCtctgagcagctctgggaaTTTATGACGTGTCGACCAGGCTGGAGGAAGTCGAACACTGGCATCTCCTCATCCAGATCACTGGTGGAGTCACTGTAGCTGCCCATGTCCTGGCAAATCTTTGTACCTGATGAATAAGAAGGAATTACGACAGCATAAAGGTCCCTTTCGTCATAGATACAAACAGGATTTGAGCAGGACTTTGTGGcttaatacttttttttttattcccgcCCACCTCACAGTATTCTGGTGTTGGAAGATAAGGAGGACCAATTACAGAAGTCGCTTGGTGTAACGTTACTGGTTGCTGCCTTGCTGAGTTAATTGGATATATAACTTCTAGCTACGCCATGTCAAACAGAATAGAACCGGCCGATAATGAAAGAAATTACTTTTTAAATTGAGTTTGGCACTGCATTAACGTCCCCTGAAAAAGACAAAGACGGAGCACCGAGGGCAAACCGAGCCTAAATTTACCCGACAAGTCATCTAAACCTCCGACAACAAACAGTTTTGTATATAGAATAGTTAGCAAACAACAGATTAGCTTAGGGTGGCCTCACTCGCTGCGGTTTACTTACTAATTTGAAATCTCGCATAAGGCAGCTGAGTTAATCAAGAAAACATATCATATTAGTAAACAGCCAGTACTTGTGCTACTACTAGCTATAGCTGGGAACAGTTTATTTACTCCAATCGTCCTGAGGCTGCATGAGAGCTTAGCCTACCATTTGATTTCCCCGGGCTGCAAGTTAATGTTGCATTCACGGATCATAGCACGGCCGACCTTTCCCACTCCTTTCTCCTGACTCTGGCGCCTGAGTAAGGATTTAGTAGCATTAATGTAAATTAATGCTTACGTTACTCTATAAAGCAATTAGCACACAATGTGCATAAAACGTATTGTACTAATACGCCGTGTTCACAATTCTTTTCTCGTGGCATATCAGCGTGTTCAGTATGTGACGCTGGTGGTGTGGTATGTTTTCCTGGAGTCCCGCGAATGCAGCAAAATTACCCGGATGTGACGCACAGGATTTGACGCACTAGTGACACCGTTCAAGATGGCGGCGCTGACGTCCTTGATGCTCAAATCCAGAGCAGGTAGTAAATACTTGATTTACCACGTTAGAAAACATTGTAATGgaattaatttaatgtttaaatacaGCGCGCGTATTTAACGTGACTTCCACTTTAACACACGCTAGGTTTCAACGCATGTTATAAGCAAGGGATGCCACATGCTAACATAGCTAGCTAGCCTTGCTTGCGCCTCTATAGTAGTGATGAATGAATGTGGTTTAATGCGGGGTTTACAGTAGCCATACAAAAAGCTGCATTTGTTTAATAGTGACCATTAACATGTAACATGTATCTATCTGCAATAGACTGGTGAGGAGTAGCGGTGACATGTTTGTGATGCTGCTTTCAGGTTTGTTGGTGCCTGGCCAATCCACATTGCTGGAGTCAGTGAGGCTTGCATCGAAGAAGGCTGGTGGTAGCAGCAAGAACCTTGGAGGAAAGAGCCCTGGGCGGAGATATGGGTTCAAGAAACAGGATGGTACGTTTGTACATTTTTACTGCAATTCtaagtttgttgttgtttgtcaggTGGTGCTGTAAAAAATAACTTGTAAAATCATCTTAGTGGGGCAGGAGTTGGttatttcttctcttttgttAACAAGGTAACTTCGTCCACGCTGGTAACATCCTTGCAACCCAGAGGCTGACGAGGTTTTACCCAGGAGCATATGTAAGTCTGATTTGGTCTGTCCTAGCTTGTTTCTTTGAAATGCAGGCACATCTTCTGGTCAAGTTTGTACAGTTGTCTTGTAACATACACAGATGTTGTCACCCTCTCCCAGTTGCCTTTAGACTGGAAGCTTTcagtttcctgtgtgttttaataatcACATGTTGGTGTGTTAGGCTGGCCCCCAGAATGTGTTCCATGCCTGTTTCTTTATCTTGCCACAGTACttaagtagggatgtcccgatccgatcacgtgatcagaaatcgggcccgattacgtgatttcagactcgatcggaatcggacattacctcccgatcaggactcggatatatatttatcagggctgtcaaagttaacgccttctgtgcagggtggctctgtgtcttgtagtgtaggggtatgacagctgcttttggcgcgagaggtcctgggttcgagacttcgatgcgtgtgtgaaatctcccagtgtggcggtagcgacacacacgcacgttttgctgcaatgagagcctttatagagagtcctgaaagtatcggatcaggactcggtatcggcagatactcaaaatcaaatgactcagactcggactcgagggcaaaaaaacctgatcgggacatccctatacTTAAGATCAGCCTGCTACTGTAAATGCTCTGAAAGTAGGTTTAGATAGCCCTGTCTGTCCTTAAAAACAAGGTATAGCCTGCATGGCTAGACCTTAAAAATGACCAAACTAATAGCCTGGAAAGGTAGTGAAATCACCTGAAATCAGCCAATGGCTGTAAGGACGTGGGGGTAAATGTCTGTATCAATAAAAATGCATTCTCTGCCATATTTGGAGCTAGTATAGATATTGAAGAAGAGATGTAATAGCTTTCATATTTTACCTTCCCTTTAGGTGGGGAagggaaaaaacaacacactctATGCTATGGAGGACGGCTGCGTCAAGTTCACCAAGGAGGTCTACATCCCACACCCACGCAGCAGGGCAGCCGCCCGGGTCATCACCAGGCTGCCCCAAGGAGCTGTGCTCTACAAAACCTTCATCAACGTCATGCCCGTCAAACAGGAGGGCAAGTTCAAACTGGTGGATATGGTCTGAAAAAGGACTGGACTGGCACGTCgctacacacacatttgtttttgattCTTTGGTTTCCAGAGACCTCAGTGAACCAGGAATGGCATGGAAAGATGGATTTACACAATCCTGACTCTCAGTTGCACTTATTCAGTTTGAAGTGCAACAAGAAGTCActcaaaacataaataaatcttCAGTGAAGGTTTTACAAGATTCAAAGTCAGCAATATTGCCACATGTCATATtagtagtttttgttttttgtcagttGTTGACTGTACTCTTTAGTAAATAAAATCATCCTCTTTGAAACAGTGGTAAGAAATAGTTTAATTTTTATAATCACAGTTTAAATAAAAACCAACGtagctgccaaaaaaaaaacatctttctaTCGTGAAGGATGCATCAGTGGTGTGTGTACATGAGCTTTGCTGTCTAGAAGTAACTATAAAACAGTTTGTCAACAAGACACAGATATTCATTGTGGCACAACAAATACTGGGTGTGGAGACAAAAATAAGCTTTAATTCAGGTGTGCTTAAAAGAAACCCCTCAGGCTTCTTAGCGATGAAGACGTAGCATTTAACAGCagtcaacatttttcttttgtgtgtgtgtctgaggaggTATTTCTGCGAAAGGGGACATTGCTTCTGAGAGTAACACctccatgattttttttgttgaaaaagtaaaaaatatattGCATTCAGGTGCCTTACATTGACACCAGTGGAGGTGCAATACCATGAACTGGCCACAAGGTGTCATACTGTTACTCCCACACACTGCTTGTATTTTTTCATACATTCCTAGAGCAGAGGTTTTTGAAATATGCTTTAAGTGAAGCATATGAAGTGAGGGCAGATTTATCAGGAAATGCTTCGTCTTTGAAAACGCTGTCAGGATAAGCAGAGGATCGGTGGTATGCAGAGGGAGTGTGGGGAACGCCTGGTACGATGGATGGGAGTTGGAATGCTGTCATTAAGCGGGAGGGGGTGATGGATGCATGGACCTTACAGATGTGGTTTTCTCTTATGAGTTACCATGAACTGGATAAATTACAGGAATATACAGCGAGGGTGTAAATTTGCTTTTGATATTGGTCCTAGGATTCCAACAGAATTTAACCCTTCAAGCACTCGAtgagaatgtattttttttaagaggGGATCAAAGACATGTCATGCTCTGTCCAATGCTAATGCTACGCCTTGACAGTGTTACTCCTGTTAATACAGAGTGACCGAGATGTACTTTGTCTGATGTCACAGCAGGTAGGTCTGGAActggtttgttttttcagaGGTCAGTGTTTGATCTGGGTTAAAGAGCTTCCCTGCACTGTTGTACCTTCACTTTCTAGAGTCCGATGTTGCCAAATAGACTTCAGCTGTTGAGTTTGTGTAGAAAAGCTTTGGGAGTCATATGACCGAAGGTACCTGAGCCTTAAACACTGGTTCAGGCAGCAATGGGGCTGTTTTAGGTGAGATGGCTTTCTGTAGTGACAACAGTGACAAGGTCTGAGTCATGGAAGTCAGATGGTTTATCCGGTCACCTGCCAAGTatcttttaaaaacacagctcCCTGATGGTTCTGTATAACAAGCCATCTGGAGTGTCAGAGTTTTTCAACCATCGTATGACATTTAAACCTGCAGTAGATAGTCAATGGTGAGGAGTAGCAGTGACATGTTTGTTATGCTGCTTTCAGGTTTGTTGCTGCCTGGCCAATCCACATAGGAGAGTCTTATTGAAAAATGCTTCCTTGGAGTTATTTTTGTCAAGAGAGTGTATGAGTGTGACTTTTAATTAAAGAACCAGATGAACTAGGGGTAGTTTCATGCCTATCGAAGGGACTTTTGGTCCTGGGACAGGGACAAAATAACAAGAAGAGAATAATGTACAATTCATCCCTGTAGAGAATTTCATTCATCATTAATCCTTAAAAAAGAGTGGATCAGTTTGACCCTCCCTGATATTGTTTAAGAGGTTCGCACAAACAAGAACATGTAGTACTGAACAGGTACCATACGTGCTGCTGATGGCTGGTAAAATATTAGAAACACTTTGCTCCCTGGAGATCCTTGGTACTGTGTTTAACACAACCAGCTGCCATGTTGAGCCCTCTGCCAGAGCGTCCCCTTGTTCCTTATTCAATGAAAGACAGTGAGGTCAAGTATTTGACCACCCTGTGATTTTGCAAGTTCTCCTACTTAGAAATCATTGAGGGGTGTATAATTTTCAGCATAGGTGCATGTCCACTGTGTGAGAGAggatctaaaaataaaaagaaagtcctgtggtcagatgagaccaaaatagaactttttggcctaacTCCATTCGCCGTGtttggaggaagaagaatgatGAGCACCATCCCAAGAACACCATCCCAAGAACACCATCCCTagtgtgaagcatgggggtggtagcatcatgttctgggggtgtttttctgcacaTGGGAAAGGAGAGGAAGACCGGGGCCATGTCTTGTGAGATATTGAACAAAAACCTCCTTTCCTCAGTCAGAGCGTTAAAGGTGGGTCGAGGCTGggtcttccaacatgacaatgGCCCGAAGCGCACAGCCAGGAAAACCAAGGAGTGGCTCTGTAAGAAGCATATCAAGGTTCTGGCGTGGCCTAGCAGTCTCCAGACCTAAATccaatagaaaatctttggagggagctAAAACTCCCCGAAACCTGACAGATCTAGAGACGATCTGTGGGGAGGAGTGGGCCAGAAtccctcctgcagtgtgtgcaaaCCTGGTGAAGAACTGTAATTGTTGACAAAGGATTCTGTACGAAATATTAGGTAAGtgatcaaatatttatataaaatataatataaaatataaaatatatataatttgacACAGCAACTCACAAATAAATCGTTAAAAAAATCCTATAATGTGATTTCCGGATTTGTATTTTTAGATTCTGTCTCTCACGGTGGACATGCAGCTATGCTGAAAACTCTAGACCCCT
This window of the Parambassis ranga chromosome 6, fParRan2.1, whole genome shotgun sequence genome carries:
- the mrpl27 gene encoding large ribosomal subunit protein bL27m, whose amino-acid sequence is MAALTSLMLKSRAGLLVPGQSTLLESVRLASKKAGGSSKNLGGKSPGRRYGFKKQDGNFVHAGNILATQRLTRFYPGAYVGKGKNNTLYAMEDGCVKFTKEVYIPHPRSRAAARVITRLPQGAVLYKTFINVMPVKQEGKFKLVDMV
- the eme1 gene encoding crossover junction endonuclease EME1, which produces MGSYSDSTSDLDEEMPVFDFLQPGRHVINSQSCSEKPALVNARTGSTGVMLISSDSDDDAPYVPLAQRLKQKHDNVISASSTVTNGNDAELYTPSNLATSQLSCQNVFSESERLLGLNGMRPVSCGAFGGPEELEDLPQRPLKHLSSEGSADTSSARRKPAKRTAEEIQASREEALRRRQGRERQQQDKEALRQEQERQKAERKALAEAAKALRPEECIKHMVVAVDPALLQLEGGGTLLASVQALGCSCAIEKQPLPRSVSWMRRAPGAQPNEGACASEAHVVMQMTVDDFITLIHSYIQEERHGRSDGSPTLTSWIQQQQRRHPDRILSLVVIELEKYFRSQKSQNQKRFRGAVAGEEVGGGKVKKRRKIAGAEVLPEVSRVEVEEAAVHLQLHTGVSVRFLPTWKDFSDHIAMTTKAVAEAPFKRDREKTGFSFYLESEWAGGQRVDKAGKGLLQVWKRQIQQFNRVSPDMAAAILAAYPSPQLLKKAYSQCRTDREKVSLLSELLIRRGEGVTSTTRRVGPELSKRLFLMMNSRDPEQTLDSNL